In a single window of the Rhodoferax saidenbachensis genome:
- a CDS encoding methylated-DNA--[protein]-cysteine S-methyltransferase — MKFHPSTVQSSTASPLGPMLLAASDAGLAGVWFHDQKHLPNSTAWPVQAQHPVLLRAAKQLQEYFAGQRQVFDLPLDLRGGTAFQQSVWQALLQITPGDTTSYGVLSTRIHKPLAVRAVGAAVGRNPLSVIVPCHRVLGADGSLTGYAAGLPRKQALLQLEQAQFTQ, encoded by the coding sequence ATGAAATTTCACCCTTCCACGGTGCAGTCCAGCACCGCCAGCCCGCTGGGCCCCATGCTGCTGGCCGCGTCTGACGCCGGCCTGGCGGGCGTCTGGTTCCATGACCAGAAACACCTGCCCAACAGCACTGCTTGGCCCGTACAGGCACAACACCCCGTGCTGCTGCGCGCAGCAAAGCAACTGCAGGAATATTTCGCTGGGCAACGCCAGGTCTTTGATCTGCCGCTGGATCTGCGCGGTGGCACGGCGTTTCAGCAATCGGTGTGGCAGGCGCTGCTGCAGATCACACCGGGCGACACCACCAGCTACGGCGTCTTGAGCACCCGCATCCACAAACCGCTGGCCGTGCGCGCCGTGGGTGCCGCCGTAGGCCGCAACCCCCTGAGCGTCATCGTGCCCTGCCACCGCGTACTGGGCGCCGATGGCTCACTCACCGGCTACGCGGCTGGCCTGCCCCGCAAGCAGGCCTTGCTACAACTTGAACAGGCACAATTCACACAATGA
- a CDS encoding DNA-3-methyladenine glycosylase 2 family protein, producing the protein MHPAAAPSSDDAHYLALKAQDARFDGRFFTGVTTTGIYCRPVCRVRTPKRENCQFFTLAAQAEAAGFRPCLRCRPELAPASVASGQPWSIQDASGILAGQAARLLDTADQWSDGLVSLAQVAARLGVSERHMRRIFETHWGVSPLQYLQTRRLLTAKQLLTDTQLPIARIALLSGYASVRRFNTVFAERYRLQPRALRKAGQDGTHPAQATIAVRAAYRPPYDHAAILQFFGNRSLNGVEVVDLARAKLARTLSVETDGRTLHGWVQVQFVPARCTVEMRVSESLVDALPAVLARLRALLDLDADPEAINAALGNSFPGMEGLRVPGTVDGFELAVRAILGQQITVQAARTLGSRLVQRLGTPITTPVAGLSHVFPSAQVLATTPGEVLGELGITRQRQKAIAALAEAVAQGTLRLSPGADVPATLMALQALPGLGPWTANYIAMRALRWPDAFVAGDVALHKALGVQDNQHPAKAAKAAEAASQAWKPWRSYAVIRAWASLATPSDPSIARTALSNS; encoded by the coding sequence ATGCACCCCGCAGCCGCCCCCTCCTCCGACGACGCCCACTACCTGGCCCTCAAGGCCCAGGACGCGCGGTTTGACGGGCGCTTTTTCACCGGCGTGACCACCACCGGCATTTACTGCCGCCCGGTGTGCCGCGTGCGCACGCCCAAACGCGAGAACTGCCAGTTCTTCACGCTGGCCGCGCAGGCCGAGGCGGCAGGCTTTCGGCCCTGCCTGCGCTGCCGCCCTGAATTGGCGCCCGCGTCGGTGGCCTCGGGCCAGCCCTGGTCCATCCAGGATGCATCAGGCATCCTGGCCGGGCAGGCAGCACGCCTGCTGGACACGGCCGACCAGTGGAGCGACGGCCTGGTGTCACTGGCCCAAGTGGCTGCGCGCCTGGGCGTGAGCGAGCGCCACATGCGGCGCATTTTCGAGACGCACTGGGGCGTATCACCGCTGCAGTACCTGCAGACCCGGCGCCTGCTGACGGCCAAACAGTTGCTCACCGATACCCAGTTGCCGATCGCCCGCATTGCCCTGCTCAGTGGTTACGCCAGCGTGCGCCGCTTCAACACCGTGTTTGCCGAACGCTACCGCCTGCAGCCGCGCGCGCTGCGCAAAGCCGGGCAGGACGGTACGCATCCGGCCCAGGCCACGATAGCCGTGCGCGCCGCCTACCGCCCGCCCTATGACCACGCCGCGATCTTGCAGTTCTTCGGCAACCGCAGCCTGAACGGCGTGGAAGTGGTGGACTTGGCCCGCGCCAAACTGGCACGCACGCTGTCCGTGGAGACCGATGGGCGCACACTGCACGGCTGGGTACAGGTGCAGTTTGTGCCTGCCCGCTGCACGGTGGAGATGCGCGTGAGCGAGTCGCTGGTCGACGCCCTGCCCGCCGTGCTGGCGCGCCTGCGCGCGCTGCTGGACCTGGACGCGGACCCAGAGGCCATTAACGCCGCGCTGGGCAACAGCTTTCCCGGCATGGAGGGTTTGCGTGTGCCAGGCACGGTAGACGGCTTCGAGCTGGCCGTGCGCGCCATCCTGGGCCAACAGATCACCGTGCAGGCGGCGCGCACCCTGGGCTCACGGCTGGTGCAGAGACTGGGTACGCCCATCACCACACCGGTGGCGGGGCTCAGCCATGTGTTCCCCAGTGCGCAGGTGTTGGCCACCACACCGGGCGAGGTGCTGGGCGAGCTGGGTATCACGCGCCAGCGCCAGAAGGCCATTGCGGCACTCGCCGAAGCCGTGGCACAGGGCACGTTGCGCCTGTCGCCCGGCGCCGATGTGCCAGCCACACTGATGGCCCTGCAGGCCCTGCCCGGCCTTGGGCCATGGACCGCGAACTACATCGCAATGCGCGCGCTGCGCTGGCCCGATGCGTTTGTGGCAGGCGACGTGGCCCTGCACAAGGCGCTGGGCGTGCAAGACAACCAACACCCAGCAAAAGCGGCCAAGGCGGCGGAGGCCGCGTCGCAAGCCTGGAAGCCGTGGCGCAGTTATGCCGTCATCCGCGCCTGGGCCAGCCTGGCCACTCCCAGTGATCCGTCCATCGCCCGAACAGCACTATCAAATTCATAG
- a CDS encoding phosphomannomutase/phosphoglucomutase, whose translation MQISASIFKAYDIRGVVPTTLTEEVALGLGRAFGTVARAQGETTVAVGRDGRLSGPALSQALMRGLEEAGITVIDVGMVTTPMLYFAAHTLATSGIQVTGSHNPRDYNGFKMVMAGRAIYGDEIQALREIMEQESWTLQTGGARKTVDVLAAYTQRIVGDIKLTRPMKIVVDSGNGVAGASAPGILRAIGCEVQELFSEVDGNFPNHHPDPSKPENLRDLMAALAAGDAELGLAFDGDGDRLGIVTKGGNNIYPDRQMMLFAQDVLSRVPGGTIVYDVKCSQRLAPAIEAAGGKPLMFKTGHSLIKAKMKEIDSPLGGEMSGHIFFKERWFGFDDGTYAGCRLLEILSRSPDANAVLDALPTSFSTPELNVACAEGEPHSLVEQLVAKASFAAPATINTIDGLRVDWPDGFGLVRASNTTPVLVLRFEGQTQAALERIQTAMLALLHSVKPDAHVGQAAH comes from the coding sequence ATGCAAATTTCAGCCAGTATTTTCAAAGCCTACGACATCCGCGGCGTGGTGCCCACCACGCTCACGGAAGAGGTGGCCTTGGGGCTGGGCCGTGCCTTTGGCACCGTGGCCCGCGCCCAGGGTGAAACCACGGTGGCCGTGGGGCGCGACGGGCGCCTGAGCGGCCCGGCCCTCTCGCAAGCGTTGATGCGCGGGCTCGAAGAAGCCGGTATCACCGTGATCGACGTGGGCATGGTCACCACGCCCATGTTGTACTTTGCGGCGCACACGCTTGCTACCTCCGGCATCCAGGTCACCGGCAGCCACAACCCGCGTGATTACAACGGCTTCAAGATGGTGATGGCCGGGCGCGCCATTTATGGCGACGAGATCCAGGCCCTGCGCGAAATCATGGAGCAAGAAAGCTGGACGTTGCAAACTGGTGGTGCGCGCAAGACGGTGGATGTGTTGGCCGCCTACACCCAGCGCATCGTGGGCGACATCAAGCTCACGCGCCCGATGAAGATCGTGGTGGACTCGGGCAACGGCGTTGCCGGTGCATCGGCCCCCGGCATCCTGCGCGCCATTGGCTGCGAGGTGCAGGAGTTATTCAGCGAGGTGGATGGCAATTTCCCCAACCACCACCCCGACCCCAGCAAACCCGAAAACCTGCGCGACCTGATGGCCGCCCTGGCTGCCGGTGATGCCGAACTGGGGCTGGCCTTTGACGGGGATGGCGACCGCCTGGGCATCGTTACCAAAGGTGGCAACAACATTTACCCGGACCGCCAGATGATGCTGTTCGCGCAGGACGTGCTCTCGCGCGTGCCCGGCGGCACCATCGTCTATGACGTGAAATGTTCCCAGCGCCTGGCGCCGGCCATTGAGGCCGCGGGTGGTAAGCCTCTGATGTTCAAGACCGGCCATTCGCTGATCAAGGCCAAGATGAAGGAAATCGACTCGCCGCTGGGTGGTGAGATGAGTGGTCACATCTTCTTCAAGGAGCGCTGGTTTGGTTTTGACGACGGCACCTATGCGGGTTGCCGCCTGCTGGAAATCCTGAGCCGTTCGCCCGATGCCAATGCTGTGCTCGATGCACTGCCCACCAGTTTCTCCACACCCGAGCTCAATGTCGCGTGCGCCGAAGGCGAGCCCCACAGCCTGGTGGAGCAACTCGTGGCCAAGGCAAGTTTTGCCGCACCAGCCACGATCAACACGATTGACGGCCTGCGTGTGGACTGGCCCGATGGTTTTGGTCTGGTGCGTGCCTCCAACACCACGCCGGTGCTGGTGCTGCGTTTTGAGGGCCAGACCCAGGCCGCGCTGGAGCGCATCCAGACGGCCATGCTGGCGCTGTTGCATTCCGTCAAACCCGATGCCCATGTGGGCCAGGCGGCGCATTGA
- the waaC gene encoding lipopolysaccharide heptosyltransferase I yields MKVLIVKLSSLGDVVHAMPAVQDLRKAYPTAQIDWVVEGAFAPLVARCEGVRRVIPCDLRRWRKSLFAQTTRQEWRAFRASLQQESYDAVIDLQGLTKSALVSWLARTTVKGLRYGLDNQTEGSSFEAPARWVADKAIHLEPHVHAVQRSRLLCAAALGYEPAGSARFGLLPGDLAVSPPVALHLGQSANAFAPRKPLVALVHGTSRADKQWSLASWITLGQRLNHSGFAVALPHGSAAEKATSEAIAAALPDAWVWPAMGLDALTDTLARCAGVVGVDSGLSHIAVALGLPHVQIYNFDTAWRTGPEYPRQVSVFATPQPTVDSVWQAWESLATPVLCR; encoded by the coding sequence TTGAAAGTTCTTATCGTCAAGTTGTCCTCGCTCGGGGACGTGGTGCATGCGATGCCTGCGGTGCAAGACCTGCGCAAGGCGTATCCAACGGCCCAGATCGACTGGGTGGTGGAGGGCGCGTTTGCGCCGCTGGTGGCGCGCTGTGAAGGTGTGCGCCGTGTGATTCCCTGCGACCTGCGCCGCTGGCGCAAGTCGCTTTTTGCACAGACCACCCGGCAGGAATGGCGCGCGTTTCGCGCCAGCCTGCAGCAGGAAAGTTATGACGCCGTGATTGACCTGCAGGGCCTGACCAAATCGGCCTTGGTCTCCTGGCTGGCACGCACCACGGTCAAGGGCCTGCGTTACGGACTGGACAACCAGACCGAGGGCTCCAGCTTTGAAGCCCCCGCGCGTTGGGTGGCCGACAAGGCCATCCATCTGGAGCCGCATGTGCATGCGGTGCAGCGCTCGCGCCTGCTGTGTGCGGCGGCCTTGGGATATGAGCCTGCGGGTTCTGCGCGTTTTGGTTTGTTGCCCGGCGATCTGGCGGTGTCGCCCCCTGTGGCGCTGCATCTGGGCCAGAGTGCCAATGCATTTGCGCCGCGCAAGCCTTTGGTTGCGTTGGTGCATGGCACCTCGCGTGCCGACAAGCAGTGGTCGTTGGCCTCCTGGATCACGCTGGGCCAGCGTCTCAACCACAGCGGTTTTGCCGTGGCCTTGCCGCATGGCAGCGCCGCCGAAAAAGCCACCAGTGAAGCCATCGCCGCCGCATTGCCTGACGCCTGGGTCTGGCCCGCCATGGGGCTGGACGCGCTGACCGACACGCTGGCCCGTTGTGCCGGTGTGGTGGGGGTGGACAGCGGTCTGAGCCATATCGCCGTGGCACTGGGCTTGCCGCATGTGCAGATCTACAACTTTGACACCGCCTGGCGTACCGGCCCTGAATATCCGCGTCAGGTCAGCGTGTTTGCCACGCCGCAGCCCACGGTGGACAGCGTCTGGCAGGCCTGGGAAAGCCTGGCCACGCCGGTGTTGTGTCGGTGA
- a CDS encoding 3-deoxy-D-manno-octulosonic acid transferase — protein MIRFLYACALTLMQPLVRRKLARRALDEPVYGEAVEERFGHYTAPAETTSNLIWVHAVSLGETRAAAVLVAQLRAQLPGMRLLLTHGTATGRVQGRSLLRDGDLQVWQPWDTSAAVARFLAHFRPRIGLLMETEVWPNLVAGCATAGVPLCLVNARLSDKSLRQAEQLGWLSRPAYRGLRAVWAQSEADAQRLRSLGAPVMGVMGNFKFDATPDATQLAQGKAMRLQSAKPVLVFASSREGEEAMLLEKFKQKVPLATVDIAQAAPETIANTVHWLIVPRHPQRFAEVAKLFEDAGLRVSRRSNWVDGVPAEADIWLGDTLGEMALYFGLADAALLGGSFAPLGGQNLIEAAACGCPVVMGPHTFNFAEAAQLAQAAGAAFVATDLAQAVDQAIALVQSPQALQQAEDAALALGLAHRGAAQRTAEAVIALLLG, from the coding sequence ATGATCCGTTTCCTGTACGCCTGCGCGCTCACGCTGATGCAGCCGCTGGTGCGGCGCAAGCTGGCCCGGCGTGCCCTTGACGAGCCGGTGTATGGCGAGGCCGTGGAAGAACGTTTTGGCCACTACACCGCGCCTGCAGAAACCACGTCCAATCTGATCTGGGTGCATGCCGTGTCGCTCGGTGAAACCCGGGCCGCTGCCGTGCTGGTGGCGCAATTGCGTGCGCAACTGCCGGGCATGCGCCTGCTGCTGACCCACGGCACCGCCACGGGGCGTGTGCAGGGCCGCAGTCTGCTGCGGGACGGTGACCTGCAGGTCTGGCAGCCGTGGGACACATCGGCAGCGGTGGCGCGTTTTCTGGCCCACTTCCGCCCGCGCATAGGTCTGTTGATGGAAACCGAGGTCTGGCCGAATCTGGTGGCCGGGTGTGCCACAGCCGGGGTACCGCTGTGTCTGGTCAATGCGCGCCTGAGTGACAAATCGCTGCGCCAGGCCGAGCAACTGGGCTGGCTGTCACGCCCTGCCTACCGCGGCCTGCGCGCCGTGTGGGCCCAGTCCGAAGCGGACGCGCAACGCCTGCGCAGCCTGGGCGCACCCGTCATGGGCGTCATGGGTAATTTCAAATTCGACGCCACGCCCGATGCCACCCAACTCGCGCAGGGCAAAGCCATGCGCCTGCAAAGTGCCAAACCGGTGCTGGTGTTCGCCAGTTCGCGCGAGGGCGAAGAGGCCATGTTGCTGGAGAAATTCAAGCAAAAAGTGCCTCTAGCCACCGTGGATATTGCGCAAGCAGCTCCTGAAACCATAGCAAATACGGTGCATTGGTTGATCGTGCCACGCCATCCACAGCGTTTTGCCGAGGTGGCCAAGCTGTTCGAAGACGCGGGCCTGCGTGTATCGCGGCGCAGCAACTGGGTGGATGGTGTACCTGCAGAAGCGGATATCTGGCTGGGTGACACCCTGGGTGAAATGGCGCTGTACTTTGGCCTGGCCGATGCCGCCCTGCTGGGCGGCAGCTTTGCGCCATTGGGTGGGCAGAACCTGATTGAAGCGGCAGCCTGCGGTTGCCCCGTGGTCATGGGGCCGCATACCTTCAACTTTGCCGAGGCAGCACAGTTGGCGCAGGCCGCTGGGGCCGCATTCGTGGCCACCGACTTGGCGCAAGCCGTAGACCAGGCCATCGCACTGGTGCAGTCACCCCAAGCGCTGCAGCAGGCCGAGGACGCCGCCCTGGCTTTGGGCTTGGCGCATCGGGGTGCTGCGCAACGCACCGCCGAAGCGGTGATTGCCTTGTTACTTGGCTAG
- a CDS encoding TolC family outer membrane protein, with the protein MSRPQLPTSYRLIPLLLALGSGFAATAQAQSLTDLYNAARSYDASFQSAKSQYDATLYKADQAQALLLPTVGLSASASQNNQEVLPRPGLPSGSNFSYNSQSATLGLSQPLYRPANLATYEQGKKQAALAQAQLSAAEQDLIVRVSQAYFDVLASADSLTFVKAQKAAVAEQLASAKRNFEVGTSTITDSREAQARYDLVVAQELAAENDLRVKSIALNQTVGLQNAAPKPLAAPVVLAPVEPADVEQWVSQSDVNNPGIKQLEVALDVAKLETKKAEAGHKPTLDLTGSYTASNSNGSSTGPTTYDTRANVAAVGLSFNLPLFAGFSAQNRIRETLSLEDKARTDLEATRRNVALGTRTAFFGLQTGQAQVKAYEAAEASTQSALDANKLGYQVGVRINIDVLNAQSQLFDTKAKLAKARYDVLVGGLKLRQAAGTLSASDLQPINEQLAK; encoded by the coding sequence ATGTCCCGCCCCCAATTGCCCACGTCTTACCGCCTGATTCCCTTGCTGCTCGCGCTGGGTAGTGGGTTTGCGGCCACCGCACAGGCACAAAGCCTGACCGACCTGTACAACGCAGCCCGCAGCTACGACGCGAGCTTCCAGTCGGCCAAGTCGCAGTACGATGCCACCCTGTACAAGGCCGACCAGGCCCAGGCGCTGCTGCTGCCCACCGTAGGCCTGTCCGCCAGCGCCAGCCAGAACAACCAGGAAGTCCTGCCCCGCCCCGGACTGCCCAGTGGCAGCAATTTCAGCTACAACAGCCAATCGGCCACGTTGGGGCTATCCCAGCCCCTGTACCGCCCGGCCAACCTTGCCACGTACGAGCAGGGCAAGAAGCAGGCAGCTCTGGCCCAGGCCCAGTTGTCGGCCGCCGAGCAGGACCTCATCGTGCGTGTGAGCCAGGCTTACTTTGATGTGCTGGCGTCCGCCGACAGCCTGACCTTCGTCAAAGCCCAAAAAGCGGCTGTGGCCGAACAGCTGGCATCTGCCAAGCGCAATTTCGAAGTGGGCACCTCCACCATCACCGACTCGCGCGAAGCCCAGGCCCGCTACGACTTGGTGGTCGCCCAGGAGCTGGCCGCCGAGAACGACCTGCGCGTCAAATCCATTGCCCTCAACCAGACCGTGGGCCTGCAAAACGCAGCACCCAAGCCACTGGCAGCTCCTGTGGTGCTGGCCCCCGTAGAACCCGCCGATGTGGAGCAATGGGTCAGCCAGTCCGATGTCAACAACCCTGGCATCAAACAACTTGAAGTCGCGCTGGACGTGGCCAAGCTGGAAACCAAAAAGGCCGAAGCCGGCCACAAACCCACGCTGGACCTGACCGGCAGCTACACCGCGTCCAACAGCAACGGCTCCTCCACCGGCCCGACCACCTACGACACACGCGCCAATGTGGCGGCCGTGGGCCTGAGCTTCAACCTGCCACTGTTTGCTGGCTTCTCGGCGCAGAACCGCATCCGCGAAACCCTGTCGCTGGAAGACAAGGCCCGCACCGACCTGGAAGCCACACGCCGCAATGTGGCGCTGGGCACCCGCACCGCTTTCTTTGGCCTGCAAACCGGTCAGGCCCAGGTCAAGGCCTATGAAGCAGCCGAAGCCTCCACTCAAAGCGCACTGGATGCCAACAAGCTGGGCTACCAGGTCGGCGTGCGCATCAACATCGACGTGCTCAACGCACAAAGCCAGTTGTTCGACACCAAGGCCAAACTGGCCAAGGCGCGTTACGACGTGCTGGTGGGCGGCCTCAAGCTGCGCCAAGCCGCAGGCACCCTGAGCGCCAGCGACCTGCAGCCCATCAACGAGCAGCTAGCCAAGTAA
- a CDS encoding rhodanese-like domain-containing protein gives MIAQVRPAELSHWLASVRAHGEPVVLDVREPHELQIASVQADGFTLLTIPMGTIPPRLAELDPEQPIACLCHHGGRSMQVAHFLQSHGFAHVANIAGGIHAWSAEVDPSIPRY, from the coding sequence ATGATTGCCCAAGTCCGCCCTGCAGAACTGTCCCACTGGCTGGCGTCTGTGCGTGCGCACGGAGAGCCGGTGGTGCTGGATGTGCGTGAACCGCATGAACTGCAAATCGCCAGCGTGCAGGCCGATGGCTTTACGCTGCTCACCATTCCCATGGGCACCATTCCCCCGCGCCTGGCGGAACTGGACCCGGAGCAACCCATCGCCTGCCTGTGCCACCACGGCGGACGCAGCATGCAGGTGGCCCATTTCCTGCAGAGCCACGGCTTTGCCCATGTCGCCAATATCGCCGGCGGCATCCATGCCTGGTCTGCAGAGGTTGACCCCTCGATACCCCGCTACTGA
- a CDS encoding protein-L-isoaspartate O-methyltransferase family protein, with the protein MNTELARFNMIEQQIRPWDVLDADVLQLLSVVKREDFVPLAHKGLAFADLEIPLPGGECMLAPRVEARLLQDLNVQIHETVLEVGTGSGYMAALLAHRAQRVVSLELLPELVQMARANLQKAGIANVEVRQGDGSQGLAAEGPFDVILLSGSVAEVPPALLAQLKVGGRLGAIVGDEPMMRATFVTRTGANDYRTTHPWDTVAPRLHDFAEPSRFTF; encoded by the coding sequence ATGAACACCGAACTAGCCCGCTTCAACATGATCGAACAGCAAATCCGCCCCTGGGATGTGCTGGATGCTGACGTTCTGCAACTGTTGTCCGTAGTCAAGCGCGAAGACTTCGTGCCGCTGGCGCACAAGGGCCTGGCGTTTGCCGATCTGGAAATCCCCCTGCCCGGTGGCGAATGCATGCTGGCGCCCCGCGTGGAAGCGCGCCTGCTGCAGGACCTGAATGTGCAGATCCATGAGACCGTGCTCGAAGTCGGTACCGGCTCGGGTTACATGGCCGCGCTGCTGGCGCACCGCGCGCAGCGTGTGGTGTCTCTGGAACTGCTGCCCGAACTGGTGCAGATGGCGCGCGCCAACCTGCAAAAAGCAGGTATTGCCAACGTGGAAGTGCGCCAGGGCGATGGTTCGCAGGGACTGGCCGCTGAAGGCCCATTTGATGTGATTTTGCTGAGCGGCTCGGTGGCCGAAGTGCCACCGGCCCTGCTGGCCCAACTCAAGGTGGGCGGCCGTCTGGGCGCCATCGTGGGTGACGAGCCGATGATGCGCGCCACCTTTGTGACCCGCACCGGCGCCAACGACTACCGCACCACCCACCCCTGGGACACGGTAGCGCCGCGCCTGCACGACTTCGCAGAGCCTTCGCGCTTCACGTTCTGA